In a genomic window of Leisingera caerulea DSM 24564:
- a CDS encoding calcium-binding protein, whose product MTAIDTTQLEALANLTFADFKALHLQNQNRAEVYYTELRIQGQNSGITSIENYANIAFGVVQNSTTNGQMANYFTAAFAEVATPVVDFSPGSDARLLMQYTLMQEDLAARLNNINNLGGDGELDFSVTNTIHENALDAIGLGPEAFALYTPLSILAEHDPAKAQNYFEAAIDSTGFLDTVGQGLLLGFGADISSAQSLSDILKDYGDQAEWLAASLEAMEDWIDANSGNADAAIVADKINAFQAVLNLAGGSFYAVADWVDWVSTTTQSLVNEISDWYETTLVFFGVTLTGWWDPLVIDLDGDGVSADYISASGGNYTTYFDLDGDGFAQATSWHSDGFLVRDLNDNGRIDNGTEMFGDATTDGFSALAAHDSNSDGVIDANDAIWSDLEIWEDANLDGQTQSEELLSLASLNITGINLAATVIGSGTGTGLTHTGTVTTSSGTLEAGNYNFEIEATNTRYAQDYNFDVRAAFLPTMRGYNQMPDLHIALSLDNDETAPDSLMSLMTEIVSYSFTEIFENWSDVTDTIEAILFRWAGVDGVSPTSRGDFIEDARQLEFVEEYLGQGFVDRNEWGTDPGAVQAREFQEFWDATLFPRLSASVLMQSAASNLFTDTISYDFAGDILDIPGARTFDQDALDSLEDIATNLSTASERLDFWLDVSAFLRSITQHNGSGNDFGLDATGNSLFAAAISSSDSSLVLDSANHDPANGITSVEYRINNPLGETYEGNSSNNSQTGTLNADTMVGYAGADNYEGGAGNDFIYGHSLDNAGDDSANDFLSGGDGNDFLDGAGGNDTLIGGEGADHSVGGDGNDLIRDGWGNASIQDLAEGGTGDDTYEYIGWGNASVYINDSSGTDVLKMFSNGQLYSTDLVYTRVINDHIRITGLNSGGTVGINVTIADQLLDLGDADGRGVETVELYDTNLDLKNLLLNWSGSMNTIGSEQDDVIDGITFGSTVDNISTYGGNDTVDAGGGDDQVYGGNGNDTIYGGAGSDTLSGEDGDDIINGEDGNDSISGGNGNNKLYGGGGDDFLAGGSGDDELDGGADDDDLSGGAGDDIFYFSSGLDTIVDLSGTDRLIVGNALRPEDIDFSYNGNDLVLEATAVLSGTTTISQQSQSDAVIESIEFEDGFTIYPYPLIFELSSSDTSTETISGHVGGRVIFANGGTDIVNADGGNDTVSTGRGDDELYGEDGDDKLHAGSGNDLISGGAGNDTIWGGEGNDTLSFASVSAAITASLITGTATGEGTDTFQGIENLIGGSGDDALTGDATANTLSGGAGNDVIDGGAGDDTASYANATGSMTINLTSNSASGADGSDTFISIENAIGSDYYDTLVGGSGNNTMRGNGGIDIITGWAGADILYGGTGNDILYGDDTASSAAYVGAGDDTIYGDAGEDTIAGGAGNDTIYGGDDDDTIYGAAGDDTIHGDAGDDLIYGDYAVAGANDGSDVIYGGAGEDTIVGSGGDDQLHGGDDADTIHGGGGQDEIWGDGGNDIIYGNDDDDIIHGGDGEDIMYGGGGLDTIYGDGGNDQVNGQAVTDYIYGGEGHDWIWGYEADDVLYGGNGNDTIFGDDQYNTTGFVGAGDDEIHGEAGNDVLSGGDGNDTIHGGADSDTIWGGNGDDVLNGDAGLDLMYGQAGADTMRGGDGADTLLGGDGADTLYADEGIDKLWGQDGIDTFVFEGETAFDGRDLVGDFQAGETINIADVLSDYGYDSATHTLSDWVQITYAGNHSFLQVDRDGTGTSYSMTDLMYTENYNNLTISDLVTA is encoded by the coding sequence ATGACAGCCATTGATACAACGCAACTCGAAGCGCTCGCCAATCTAACTTTCGCGGACTTCAAGGCTCTACATCTGCAAAACCAGAACCGTGCCGAAGTTTACTACACTGAACTAAGAATACAGGGGCAAAACTCTGGAATTACAAGTATCGAGAACTACGCAAATATTGCTTTTGGTGTGGTTCAAAATAGTACAACAAATGGACAGATGGCGAACTATTTTACGGCGGCCTTTGCTGAGGTTGCTACACCGGTGGTGGATTTTTCACCGGGGTCAGACGCTAGACTGTTGATGCAGTATACTCTCATGCAGGAAGATTTGGCGGCAAGGTTAAACAATATAAACAATTTAGGTGGTGATGGTGAACTTGATTTTTCTGTCACAAATACCATTCACGAAAATGCACTTGATGCAATCGGCCTCGGGCCGGAAGCTTTTGCGCTCTACACGCCACTTAGTATCTTGGCTGAACACGATCCGGCCAAGGCACAAAATTATTTCGAAGCTGCAATAGATAGTACGGGTTTTCTAGATACGGTCGGGCAAGGTCTACTTCTCGGCTTCGGTGCGGATATCAGTAGCGCGCAGAGCTTGTCAGACATTCTTAAGGACTATGGCGATCAAGCCGAATGGCTGGCTGCTTCTCTTGAGGCCATGGAAGATTGGATTGATGCGAACTCCGGGAATGCTGATGCGGCGATAGTGGCGGATAAGATTAATGCATTTCAAGCTGTCTTAAATCTTGCAGGCGGGTCCTTCTACGCCGTTGCAGATTGGGTTGACTGGGTTTCAACTACGACCCAAAGTTTAGTTAATGAGATTTCTGATTGGTACGAAACCACGCTTGTGTTCTTTGGCGTTACGCTCACTGGGTGGTGGGATCCCCTTGTCATCGATCTTGATGGAGACGGGGTGAGCGCGGACTACATTAGCGCCTCTGGTGGGAATTACACAACCTACTTCGATCTCGACGGGGATGGCTTTGCGCAGGCAACATCGTGGCATAGCGACGGATTTCTTGTCCGTGATCTCAACGATAATGGCCGGATCGACAATGGGACAGAGATGTTCGGCGATGCAACAACGGACGGTTTTTCCGCGTTGGCCGCGCATGACAGCAACAGTGACGGGGTTATTGATGCCAATGACGCGATTTGGTCAGACCTTGAAATCTGGGAGGATGCGAACCTGGATGGCCAGACGCAAAGCGAAGAGCTGCTGAGCCTGGCTTCGCTCAATATCACTGGTATCAATCTAGCCGCTACAGTGATTGGGAGTGGCACTGGTACAGGCCTGACGCATACGGGCACGGTCACCACCTCCTCCGGCACGCTTGAAGCCGGGAACTACAATTTTGAAATCGAAGCGACCAATACGCGCTACGCACAGGACTATAATTTCGATGTGCGCGCGGCCTTCCTGCCGACTATGCGCGGTTATAACCAGATGCCTGATCTGCACATTGCGCTGAGCCTTGATAACGATGAAACTGCCCCAGATAGCTTAATGTCTCTGATGACAGAGATTGTCTCTTACAGTTTCACCGAGATTTTCGAGAACTGGTCGGATGTAACGGACACTATTGAGGCGATCCTCTTCCGATGGGCGGGTGTAGATGGTGTCAGCCCAACAAGCCGGGGAGACTTTATTGAGGATGCACGCCAGCTCGAATTTGTTGAGGAATACCTCGGCCAAGGCTTCGTTGACAGGAACGAATGGGGCACTGACCCCGGCGCGGTGCAAGCGCGTGAATTTCAGGAGTTCTGGGACGCGACGCTTTTCCCGCGTTTAAGCGCAAGCGTTCTTATGCAATCGGCGGCGAGCAACCTTTTCACTGATACTATCAGCTATGACTTTGCTGGCGATATTCTGGATATTCCTGGAGCTCGTACCTTTGATCAGGACGCGCTGGACAGCTTGGAGGACATCGCCACCAACTTGAGTACAGCCAGTGAACGCCTTGACTTCTGGTTGGATGTTTCTGCGTTTCTGAGGTCTATTACGCAGCACAATGGATCGGGCAATGATTTCGGCCTGGATGCTACCGGGAACTCATTATTTGCCGCTGCGATTTCCAGTAGCGATTCAAGTCTGGTTCTGGATTCTGCTAACCATGACCCCGCCAACGGCATAACGTCCGTTGAGTACCGTATTAATAATCCGCTGGGCGAAACGTATGAAGGAAACAGCTCGAACAATAGTCAGACTGGAACTTTGAATGCTGACACTATGGTTGGGTATGCCGGAGCAGACAACTATGAAGGCGGCGCTGGAAACGACTTTATCTACGGTCATAGTTTGGACAACGCAGGCGACGATTCCGCTAATGATTTTCTGAGTGGTGGGGACGGAAATGACTTCCTCGATGGCGCTGGTGGCAATGATACCCTCATCGGAGGTGAAGGCGCTGATCACAGCGTGGGAGGAGATGGAAACGATCTGATACGCGATGGTTGGGGGAATGCTTCTATTCAAGACCTAGCCGAAGGCGGCACGGGAGATGATACTTACGAATATATTGGTTGGGGCAACGCCAGCGTCTACATTAATGATTCTTCCGGGACTGATGTGCTGAAAATGTTTTCAAACGGGCAATTATACTCCACAGATTTGGTTTATACGCGCGTCATAAACGATCACATTAGAATTACTGGCCTAAACAGTGGCGGCACTGTGGGTATCAATGTAACTATCGCAGATCAACTTCTTGATCTTGGAGACGCTGATGGGCGCGGCGTTGAGACCGTGGAGCTTTATGACACAAACCTCGATCTCAAAAACCTGCTCCTGAACTGGTCGGGATCAATGAATACTATTGGCAGCGAGCAGGATGACGTCATTGATGGCATTACATTTGGCAGCACTGTCGATAACATCAGTACGTACGGTGGCAATGACACAGTAGATGCCGGGGGTGGGGACGATCAAGTATATGGGGGGAATGGAAACGATACAATTTATGGCGGCGCAGGCTCTGACACACTTTCTGGGGAAGATGGCGACGATATCATTAATGGTGAAGACGGTAACGACAGTATATCGGGTGGGAACGGCAATAATAAACTCTATGGCGGAGGCGGAGACGATTTTCTTGCGGGCGGAAGTGGAGATGATGAACTTGACGGCGGAGCCGACGATGATGATTTAAGCGGAGGTGCAGGAGATGATATTTTCTACTTCTCATCAGGCTTGGATACTATCGTTGACTTAAGTGGCACTGATCGCTTGATAGTAGGAAATGCGCTTCGGCCAGAAGACATAGATTTTTCTTACAATGGGAATGATCTGGTGTTGGAAGCAACAGCAGTGCTGTCAGGAACTACAACGATTTCTCAACAATCTCAATCAGATGCAGTCATCGAAAGCATTGAGTTTGAAGATGGCTTCACAATCTATCCCTATCCTCTGATTTTTGAGTTGAGTTCATCAGACACATCGACCGAAACTATCTCCGGTCATGTAGGAGGTAGGGTAATTTTCGCGAATGGTGGCACTGATATTGTAAATGCTGATGGTGGAAATGATACAGTATCAACCGGACGAGGCGATGATGAGCTTTATGGCGAAGACGGTGATGATAAGCTTCACGCAGGAAGCGGCAATGACCTTATTTCCGGCGGTGCGGGGAATGACACGATTTGGGGTGGTGAAGGCAATGACACACTGAGCTTTGCAAGTGTCTCAGCAGCGATCACGGCCAGCCTGATCACTGGTACTGCCACAGGTGAAGGGACTGATACGTTCCAGGGTATCGAGAACCTAATCGGGGGTTCTGGAGACGATGCCCTGACAGGAGACGCGACTGCGAACACGCTTTCCGGCGGTGCGGGCAATGATGTGATTGATGGCGGGGCTGGTGATGATACTGCCTCTTATGCGAATGCGACGGGCAGCATGACGATCAATCTGACGAGTAATTCGGCTTCTGGGGCGGACGGATCAGACACGTTCATTTCTATCGAGAACGCGATTGGTTCAGATTATTACGATACCTTGGTTGGTGGTTCTGGGAACAACACAATGCGCGGGAATGGCGGCATTGACATCATTACAGGCTGGGCCGGGGCGGATATTCTTTACGGCGGCACAGGCAATGACATTCTGTATGGCGATGATACGGCCAGTAGCGCGGCTTACGTTGGTGCAGGTGACGACACCATTTATGGCGATGCCGGAGAAGACACGATTGCTGGCGGGGCTGGCAACGACACCATTTATGGCGGCGATGACGATGACACGATCTACGGTGCAGCCGGAGACGATACGATCCACGGTGATGCTGGCGATGATCTGATCTACGGTGATTACGCGGTCGCTGGTGCGAATGACGGGTCTGATGTCATTTATGGTGGCGCGGGCGAAGATACGATTGTCGGCTCAGGCGGAGACGACCAATTACATGGTGGCGATGATGCCGATACGATCCACGGCGGTGGTGGTCAGGATGAAATCTGGGGTGATGGCGGGAACGACATTATCTACGGCAATGACGATGATGACATTATCCACGGCGGTGATGGGGAAGATATCATGTATGGCGGCGGCGGTCTGGACACTATCTATGGAGATGGTGGAAATGACCAGGTCAACGGACAAGCTGTAACCGATTACATCTATGGCGGCGAAGGCCATGACTGGATTTGGGGTTATGAGGCCGATGATGTCTTATACGGCGGAAACGGCAACGATACTATCTTCGGTGATGACCAATACAACACCACCGGGTTTGTTGGTGCAGGTGATGATGAGATCCACGGTGAGGCCGGGAATGATGTGCTCTCTGGTGGAGATGGGAATGACACCATTCATGGCGGCGCAGATTCCGATACGATCTGGGGCGGTAACGGCGATGATGTCTTAAACGGTGATGCTGGGCTTGATCTGATGTATGGGCAAGCTGGAGCCGATACCATGCGCGGCGGCGATGGAGCGGACACGCTTCTGGGCGGCGATGGTGCTGACACGTTGTATGCGGATGAAGGCATTGATAAACTCTGGGGGCAGGACGGAATTGATACATTTGTCTTCGAAGGTGAAACCGCCTTTGATGGACGTGATCTCGTGGGTGATTTCCAAGCTGGCGAGACAATCAATATCGCAGATGTCTTGAGTGACTACGGCTATGACAGTGCCACACATACACTATCTGATTGGGTGCAAATCACCTATGCAGGTAATCATAGCTTCTTACAGGTTGACCGCGATGGGACAGGCACGAGCTATTCCATGACCGATCTGATGTATACTGAGAATTACAACAACCTGACGATCAGCGATCTGGTGACGGCATAG
- a CDS encoding recombinase family protein has protein sequence MPEPRTIAYLRVSTREQSTDRQAYGLRDLCDEFHVEHLSAGARHRPVFEAAISRLKPGDTFLVWDLDRAFRSTIDALITADQLRERGIHLRIAQMSFDTATEEGELFYTLIAAFARFERRILARRTREGLAAARANGKRLGRPPKLDKETVRLAHEDIAENGYPCRYVAHLLGVSRITLQRAIRREGLA, from the coding sequence ATGCCTGAACCCCGCACTATCGCATACTTGCGCGTTTCCACACGTGAGCAATCCACTGACCGTCAGGCTTATGGCCTGCGCGATCTTTGCGATGAATTTCATGTCGAGCATTTATCCGCAGGTGCGCGCCACCGTCCGGTGTTCGAGGCCGCGATATCCCGCCTCAAACCCGGTGATACGTTTCTGGTCTGGGATTTGGACCGCGCATTCCGCTCCACGATTGACGCACTGATCACAGCAGATCAGTTGCGAGAGCGCGGTATTCATCTGCGCATCGCCCAGATGAGCTTTGATACGGCCACGGAAGAAGGCGAGCTGTTCTACACGCTCATCGCCGCCTTTGCGCGGTTTGAGCGGCGTATTCTGGCACGCCGCACCCGTGAAGGGCTGGCGGCGGCCAGAGCCAACGGCAAACGCCTGGGCAGGCCGCCCAAGCTGGATAAGGAAACTGTGCGTCTGGCGCATGAGGACATTGCGGAGAATGGCTATCCCTGCCGCTATGTCGCCCATCTGCTGGGCGTATCACGCATCACCCTGCAACGCGCCATAAGGCGCGAGGGGCTGGCATGA
- the istB gene encoding IS21-like element helper ATPase IstB, producing MLDHPTHDLLRQLKLDGMADAFTDLQSQDSAADMGHAEWLGLLIDREMANRTTKRFQSRLRAAKLRHSGASIEDVDFRSPRRLDKALFQELATGRWIKEKRNLLITGPCGVGKSWLACALGQKACRDNATVIYKRLPRLFSELQLAHDDGRFPRIFRQLVKADLLILDDWGPDRMTAPQRRDLMEIVEDRYGAGATLVTSQLPVDAWHDIVDEPTFADAILDRLIHNAHRLSLDGPSMRKTRDAPAAKTIDEKANN from the coding sequence ATGCTTGACCATCCCACACACGACCTGCTGCGCCAGCTCAAGCTGGACGGCATGGCGGACGCCTTCACCGATCTGCAATCTCAAGACAGCGCAGCCGACATGGGGCATGCCGAATGGCTTGGCCTTCTGATCGACCGTGAGATGGCAAACCGCACGACCAAGCGGTTCCAATCCCGGCTGCGCGCCGCCAAACTGCGCCATAGCGGAGCCAGCATCGAGGACGTGGACTTCCGCTCACCGCGCCGCCTGGACAAGGCCCTGTTCCAGGAATTGGCCACAGGGCGCTGGATCAAGGAGAAACGGAACTTGCTGATCACTGGCCCCTGTGGTGTCGGCAAGAGCTGGCTGGCTTGCGCCCTGGGCCAGAAAGCCTGCCGTGACAATGCCACCGTCATCTACAAGCGCCTGCCACGCCTGTTCTCTGAATTGCAGCTCGCCCATGATGACGGACGCTTTCCGCGTATCTTCCGGCAACTCGTCAAAGCCGATCTGTTGATCCTCGATGACTGGGGGCCGGACCGCATGACTGCCCCGCAGCGCCGGGACCTGATGGAAATCGTCGAAGATCGCTACGGCGCGGGCGCGACCCTGGTCACCAGCCAACTGCCCGTGGACGCTTGGCACGACATCGTCGACGAACCCACCTTCGCCGATGCCATACTCGATCGGCTGATCCACAATGCACATCGTCTGAGCCTCGATGGTCCCTCCATGCGCAAAACCCGGGACGCCCCCGCAGCCAAAACCATTGACGAAAAAGCCAACAACTGA
- the istA gene encoding IS21 family transposase, translated as MARLPMRKIREALRLRASGLTTREVGRSIGVGRTSVSEYVSRATRAGLSWPLPDDLTDAALEALLFPAPPPDAATSYPKPEWALVHRELRRPGVTLSLLWEEYREAHPKGYGYSRFCELYRRWEGKLAPVMRQQHVAGEALYVDYAGATFEIMDPETGELRQAQFFVAALGASNLTYAEATWTQGLSDWIGSHVRAFAFFGGVPATVVSDNLKSGVTKACFHDPQINRSYADMAAHYDTAIIPARPRKPQDKAKVEVAVQLAQRWIHARLRDRRLTSLTELNAAIRELLETFNNRRTRHLGASRRELFEQLERHALQPLPLEPYVFAEWRCRKVGLDYHVEIDRHYYSVPHTLLKAQVWVRITSRTIEIFHADQRVASHARTSGNRKHSTVLDHMPPNHRAYADWTPERLHRWAAKVGPNTAALVEVILRSRKHPAQGFRACLGILRLSKGYAAPEFEAAADYALAIGAHSYSSLQSILKNKRYRRAPDRPAEEPAITHPNIRGADYFH; from the coding sequence ATGGCGAGATTGCCGATGAGGAAGATCAGAGAAGCCTTGAGGCTGCGGGCAAGCGGTCTGACGACCCGGGAGGTTGGCCGCAGCATTGGTGTCGGCCGCACGTCGGTCAGCGAGTATGTCAGCCGCGCCACTCGGGCGGGCCTGTCCTGGCCATTGCCGGACGACCTGACGGACGCCGCTCTTGAAGCGCTGTTGTTCCCGGCCCCGCCGCCGGATGCGGCGACCAGCTATCCCAAACCGGAGTGGGCGCTGGTCCATCGCGAGTTGCGCCGACCAGGGGTGACCTTGTCGCTCCTATGGGAGGAATACCGTGAAGCCCACCCCAAAGGTTATGGCTACAGCCGGTTTTGCGAGCTGTACCGCCGCTGGGAGGGCAAGCTGGCGCCTGTGATGCGCCAGCAGCACGTCGCGGGCGAAGCCCTTTACGTGGACTATGCGGGCGCAACCTTCGAGATCATGGACCCCGAGACCGGCGAGCTACGCCAGGCCCAGTTTTTTGTCGCAGCCCTTGGGGCCTCGAACCTGACCTATGCCGAGGCGACCTGGACACAAGGCCTGTCCGACTGGATCGGCTCTCACGTCCGGGCCTTTGCCTTCTTCGGCGGCGTGCCTGCCACGGTGGTCTCGGACAACCTCAAATCCGGGGTCACCAAGGCCTGTTTTCACGACCCCCAGATCAATCGCAGCTACGCGGACATGGCCGCGCATTACGACACCGCCATCATCCCGGCGCGCCCGCGCAAACCGCAAGACAAGGCGAAGGTCGAGGTGGCCGTCCAGCTTGCTCAGCGGTGGATACATGCGCGGCTGCGGGACCGGCGCCTTACTTCCCTGACCGAGTTGAACGCGGCGATCCGGGAGCTGCTGGAGACATTCAACAACCGGCGCACGCGCCATCTCGGGGCGAGCCGCCGGGAGCTGTTCGAACAGCTTGAACGCCATGCGCTGCAACCGCTTCCTCTGGAGCCTTATGTCTTCGCCGAATGGCGCTGCCGGAAGGTCGGGCTCGACTACCACGTCGAGATCGACCGGCACTATTACTCGGTGCCCCACACCCTGCTGAAGGCGCAGGTCTGGGTACGTATCACCAGCCGCACCATCGAGATATTCCATGCAGATCAGCGCGTTGCCTCACATGCCCGGACATCAGGTAACCGCAAGCATTCCACGGTGCTGGACCACATGCCGCCCAACCACAGGGCTTACGCCGACTGGACACCCGAGCGCCTGCACCGGTGGGCCGCCAAGGTCGGCCCCAACACTGCCGCACTGGTCGAAGTGATCCTGCGTTCACGCAAGCATCCCGCCCAGGGATTCCGGGCCTGCCTTGGCATACTGCGTTTGTCCAAGGGGTATGCGGCTCCTGAGTTTGAAGCGGCGGCAGACTACGCGCTGGCCATCGGGGCCCACTCCTACAGCTCCCTCCAATCCATCCTGAAGAACAAGAGATATCGCCGGGCACCAGATCGGCCCGCAGAGGAACCGGCGATCACCCACCCTAACATACGCGGCGCCGATTATTTTCACTGA
- a CDS encoding type IV secretory system conjugative DNA transfer family protein: MNHYQENPFGSARFATPLEVRGAFRGKGGLPMGFHHGRQLFHDQQAGALLIGGAGSGKFTTVLSHLLAAPGRKGEPQRVLAVDPKGEMAAVIGPGLVHMGAHVYYVNPYHLHGLPNHSLNIYSHLKPDAPALVADTRRAARTLLPESGGGDARFFEQKAQNWADPLIRGLVHRDGSVSPRSLHDLISMIRAEPEGWAQMAETMAALGEPDLDTAFREMLDMAKHSRKTYDSVLSEITNAVAFMNDPALQQSFVGEDEADFTLDVLTEDSQRPVFVFLMMPAELIEQNAPLIRQCFSTLRTLKQRKPGAPTVNLVIDEAAQLGRFPELSEFYAIGRGFGLCPLCVYQDLGQIRQNLGPTGAMTLQANADVEIYLGGGLSDLETAQHLSRKLGQQTLAVDDPLTQARAAKARREALHGILFEGRDALKTGIALRHLDMEMAHKRKQARALMSPDEILTMPANKALIWASGYGIRPFLADKVPYYTIRRYAGRYFPNPYFDRDMERVKVRGFWGARYRRVICEAVPTRYRDFPQYRSGEWRFIKGYRPKT, from the coding sequence ATGAACCACTATCAGGAAAACCCTTTCGGCTCAGCCCGCTTTGCAACGCCGCTGGAGGTGCGGGGAGCGTTTCGCGGCAAGGGCGGCTTGCCGATGGGGTTCCATCATGGCCGCCAGCTCTTTCATGATCAGCAAGCAGGCGCGCTTCTGATCGGCGGCGCTGGCTCGGGCAAGTTCACTACTGTGCTCTCTCACTTGTTGGCCGCACCTGGGCGCAAGGGAGAGCCGCAGCGTGTGCTGGCGGTTGACCCCAAGGGGGAGATGGCAGCGGTGATCGGCCCCGGCCTCGTACACATGGGGGCGCATGTCTACTACGTGAATCCGTATCATCTGCACGGCCTGCCGAACCATAGTTTGAACATCTACAGCCATTTGAAACCGGACGCTCCGGCGCTGGTGGCTGATACGCGGCGCGCGGCGCGGACATTGCTGCCGGAAAGCGGCGGCGGTGATGCCAGGTTCTTTGAGCAAAAGGCGCAGAACTGGGCTGATCCCTTGATCCGGGGGCTCGTGCATCGGGATGGCAGCGTGTCACCGCGCAGCCTTCATGATCTGATCAGCATGATCCGGGCCGAACCCGAAGGCTGGGCGCAGATGGCCGAAACCATGGCCGCGCTGGGTGAGCCTGATTTGGACACGGCCTTCCGCGAAATGCTCGACATGGCGAAGCATAGCCGCAAGACTTATGACTCCGTTCTCAGCGAGATTACCAACGCCGTAGCCTTCATGAACGATCCGGCGTTGCAGCAAAGCTTTGTCGGTGAGGATGAGGCGGATTTCACGCTGGATGTACTGACCGAAGACAGCCAGCGCCCGGTGTTTGTTTTCCTGATGATGCCTGCCGAACTCATCGAACAGAACGCGCCGCTCATCCGGCAGTGTTTTTCGACCTTGCGCACCTTGAAGCAGCGCAAGCCCGGCGCGCCAACGGTCAATCTTGTGATCGATGAGGCGGCGCAGCTTGGCCGTTTCCCGGAACTGTCCGAGTTCTATGCCATTGGCCGGGGCTTTGGTTTGTGTCCGCTCTGTGTCTATCAGGATTTGGGACAAATCCGCCAAAACCTCGGCCCGACGGGTGCCATGACCCTGCAAGCCAATGCGGATGTTGAAATCTATCTTGGCGGCGGGCTGTCTGACCTTGAGACCGCGCAGCATCTCAGCCGAAAGCTGGGGCAGCAGACGCTAGCCGTTGATGATCCTCTCACGCAGGCCCGCGCAGCCAAGGCCAGGCGCGAGGCGTTGCACGGCATTTTGTTCGAGGGGCGGGACGCGCTCAAGACGGGCATCGCCTTGCGGCATCTGGATATGGAGATGGCGCATAAGCGCAAGCAAGCCCGCGCCCTGATGAGCCCCGATGAAATCCTGACCATGCCCGCAAACAAGGCGCTCATCTGGGCGTCCGGCTACGGCATCCGCCCGTTTCTGGCAGACAAGGTGCCGTATTACACGATCCGCCGTTATGCGGGGCGATATTTCCCGAACCCGTATTTTGATCGGGACATGGAGCGCGTGAAGGTGCGCGGTTTCTGGGGTGCGCGCTATCGTCGCGTGATCTGCGAGGCTGTGCCAACGCGCTACCGGGACTTCCCGCAATACCGCTCCGGTGAATGGCGCTTCATCAAGGGCTATCGCCCCAAAACGTAA
- a CDS encoding YcbK family protein: MAETTGTGISRRSLLGVFAATAVAAAPTFSNAAGFLRGGGDIRRIRMYSGRTGERVDMVYWIDGQYIKDAVKEINHFMRDWRTDDVKEIDLRTIDIMAASHNLLDVNEPYMLLSGYRSPKTNAMLRSRSRGVAKNSLHMRGQAADLRLASRSVSQMAKAAEACRAGGVGKYQRSNFVHMDCGVVRTWRG; this comes from the coding sequence ATGGCAGAAACCACGGGCACGGGGATCTCCCGGCGTTCTCTTTTGGGTGTATTTGCTGCAACCGCAGTGGCAGCAGCCCCAACTTTCTCAAATGCAGCAGGCTTTTTGCGCGGCGGCGGCGATATCCGGCGCATCCGCATGTATTCTGGCCGCACCGGCGAGCGTGTGGACATGGTGTATTGGATCGACGGCCAGTACATCAAAGACGCCGTCAAGGAGATCAACCACTTCATGCGCGACTGGCGCACCGATGATGTGAAGGAAATCGACCTGCGCACCATCGACATCATGGCAGCCTCGCACAATCTTCTGGATGTGAACGAGCCCTACATGCTGCTGTCCGGTTACCGCAGCCCCAAGACCAATGCGATGCTGCGCAGCCGCTCCCGCGGGGTGGCCAAGAACTCGCTGCACATGCGCGGCCAGGCTGCTGACCTGCGGCTGGCGTCGCGCTCGGTGTCGCAGATGGCCAAAGCCGCCGAAGCCTGCCGTGCCGGTGGTGTCGGCAAGTATCAGCGTTCGAATTTTGTGCATATGGATTGCGGTGTTGTCCGCACCTGGCGCGGCTGA